ATGCCGGCCTCTTTGAGGCCGGGGATGTCCGCGTCGGGAATAACGCCGCCGCCGACGACCAGCACGTCGTTTAGCCCTTTTGCTTTCAGCAGTTTGGTAACTTCCGGGAAAAGCGTGTTGTGCGCGCCGGACAAAAGGCTGAGCGCCACCACGTTGACGTCTTCTTGCAGGGCGGTTTCCACGATTTGTTCCGGGGTCAGGCGTATGCCTGTGTATATAACCTCAAAACCGGCGTCGCGCAGGGCGCGGGCAACCACTTTGGCGCCGCGGTCGTGCCCGTCAAGGCCCGGCTTCGCGACCAATACTCTAATCCTTTTCTCTGCCATTATATAATTCCCTCCCTAAAATCTCTTCTCAATTATAATGTGCTGATGGCTTTGTATTCGCCGAACACCTTGCGCAGGCGTTTGCAAATTTCGCCTTCGGTGGCGTAGGCTTTAACTGCGGTAAGAATGAGCGGCATAAGGTTTACTTTTTCATCCTTGGCGCCTTCTTCCAGCGCGTCAAGCGCCGCGTCTACGGCGGCATTGTCGCGTTTGGCCCTTAAAGCGGCCAAGCGCTTCTTCTGGCCTTCGCCCACGGAAGCGTCCACACGCAGAAGGTCTTTCGGAGGCACTTCTTTCTTGTCTACGTACTTGTTCACGCCGACGATGACGCGCTCGCCTTTTTCCACCTGCATCTGCCATTTGTAGGCGCTTTCCTGGATCTCCCGCTGTATATAGCCTTTTTCGATGGCGACCGGCGCGCCGCCGAGATCGTCAATCTTTTTGATGTAGTCCCAGCACTCGGCCTCTATTTTGTCGGTCAGCGCTTCCACATAATAGGAGCCGCCCAACGGGTCGACTACGTCGGCCAGGCCGCTTTCTTCCGCGACTATCTGCTGGGTGCGCAGGGCGACGGTTACGGACGCTTCCGACGGAAGAGCCAGCGCCTCGTCCTTGGAGTTGGTGTGCAGGGACTGCGTCCCGCCCATTACGGCGGCGGCCGTCTGCAAAGCCACGCGGACGACGTTGTTGTCAGGCTGCTGGGCGGTCAGCATGGAACCGGCGGTCTGGGTATGTACGCGCAGCATCTGGGATTTTGGCTTTTTCGCGCCGAAACGCTCTTTCATGAGTTTGGACCAGACGCGGCGGGAGGCGCGGAATTTGGCGACCTCTTCCAGCACGTTGTTGTGGGCGTTCCAGAAAAAGGACAAACTGCCGGCAAAATCGTCTATGTCCATGCCGGCTTTCAACGCCGCCTCGACATAGGCTATGCCGTCGGCGATGGTGAAGGCGATTTCCTGGGCGGCCGTCGCGCCGGCTTCGCGGATGTGATAGCCGGAAATGGAAATGCTGTTCCATCTGGGCACGTTTTGCGAGCAATACTCAAATATATTGGTGATGAGGCGCATGGAAGGGGCGGGCGGGAAAATATAAGTGCCGCGCGACGAATATTCCTTTAATATGTCGTTTTGGATGGTGCCGTTAAGCTGGCTGGCCGGCACGCCCTGTTTTTCGGCCACCGCGATGTACATGGCCAAAAGGATGGCCGCCGGGGCGTTGATGGTCATTGAAGTGGAAACCTTGCCCAACGGGATTTGGTCAAACAGCACTTCCATGTCTTCCAGGGAGTCAATGGCGACGCCTACTTTGCCGACTTCGCCTTCGGCAATCGGATCGTCGGAATCATAGCCAATCTGCGTCGGCAGGTCGAAGGCGCAGGAAAGTCCCGAGCCGCCTCTTTCCAGCAGCAGGCGGTAACGTTTGTTGGATTCGGCGGCGGTCGCGAAACCGGCGTACATGCGCATGGTCCAGAAACGGCCGCGATACATGGTTGGCTGTACGCCGCGGGTGAACGGGTACGAGCCGGGGAACCCCAAGTTGGTTTCGTAATCGAAACCTTCGATGTCAAGCGGGGTATAAAGCCTGTTTACCTCCAGGTTGGTACGTTCGGGTGATTTTGCAAGCGTCTTTTCCACTGCGGCGTTGTACGCTTTCAACCCTTCCAGTATTTTTTCATTTGCCATTCTCTAATCCTCCTTATTATTTCTTCATACAGCCGAGATAACCCGGGTATGGAATGACCGCCGTCCTTCGCCCCCGCGCGCAAGGCGGGCCGCCTTGAGCGCGGGGGCGCGTCCGTATGGACTTATTTTACTTTCATGCTGCCGGTTTCGGCAAAACGGGTGTGAAACGACAGCGCTTCTCCCAAAAGGTGCGGCGTATGGACAGGGCCGAGCTTGTCGATAGCCCTTTTCACGTAATCCCTAAGCAGCGGCTGGTAGTCCGGGTGAGCGGTCTTTTCGATAATGACTTTGGCGCGTTCTTTCGGGGACAGCCCGCGGACGTCGGCAACGCCGCGCTCGGTAACGAACACGTCGATGTCGTGTTCGGTGGAGTCGATGTGCGAGCACATGGGCACAATTGAGGAAATGTCGCCTTTTTTGGCCACGGAATTGGTGAAGAAGAAGGTCAGGTAGGCGTTCCTCGCAAAGTCGCCGGAACCGCCGATGCCGTTCATCATCTTGGTGCCGAGCGTATGCGTGGAGTTGACGTGCCCGTAGATGTCGTATTCTATGGCGGTGTTCATGGCGATAACGCCCAAGCGGCGGGCGATTTCAGGGCTGTTGGATATTTCCTGCGGACGCAGGATAAGCCGCGGGAGATATTTGCCGATGTTGGCGTAAAAGCGTTTCAGCGCGTCCGGCGACGGGCTGAGCGAAGTGCCGGAAGCCACCACCAATTTGCCGGCGTCGATAAGATCGAACATGCCGTCCTGGACGACTTCGGTATAAACGGAGAGGTTCTCAAAGGGGGAGTCGACCAGGCCCGCGATAACGGCGTTGGCCACCGATCCCACGCCGGATTGCAACGGCAGGAGGTTTTTCGGCAAACGCCCCTGTTTGATCTCGTTCTGCAAAAATTCGATAAGATGCCCGCTCATGGCTTTGGCGTCGTCGTCAATCGCGGCCAGCGCGCGGGTGCCGTCAATGATGTCGCAGGGCACTATGGCGACTATCTTGCGCGGGTCGCAGGGAATGTAGGTAGTGCCGATGCGGTCGTCCGCCTTGGTGATAGGGATGGGCTGGCGGTGGGGGGGATCGAGCGGGATATAAACGTCGTGCATTTTTTCCAGTTCTTCCGGCTGCGTAACGTTAATCTCCACTATGACCTGTTTGGCGCTTTGCACGAAAGAGGCGGAGTTGCCTTCCGAAGTGGTGCCGACGATGCAGCCGTCCTCCGTTATCTTGCAGGCCTCGATTATGGCCAGGTCGACGCCGCCGCCCAAAAAGCCGTAGCGGGACATCTGGGCGACATGGCTAAGATGCAGGTCGGTATAATTTACCTTGCCGGCGTTTATGGCGTTTCTTGTGTCGTTGTTGGTCTGATAGGGCAGCCGTTTGCCGAGGATGCCGGCTTTGGCCCAGGAACCGTCAAGTTCGGCGCCGACCGAGGCGCCCGTCCAAAGGTTGACTTTCAAAGGCGCTTGTCCTGCCTCGACTTTTTTCGCGAGCGCCAGCGGCACCGCTTTGGGGTAGCCGGCGGGAGTAAAGCCGCTGACGCCGATGTTCATGCCGTCCTTGATCAGATCGGCGGCGGCCTCGGCCGTGGTTACTTTTGCGAGCAGAGCCTTGTTTTTGATACGATCGCTGATTTCAATTCCCATTCTTTTTCCTCCTTAAATTTTGCTAATCTATTTGGCGGCCTCGCTTAAAAGCCGCAAAAATCCGCCCGAGCCCTGCCACAATCGCAGCGGCGCAACAAAAAACAGTCACCTAGATAATGAATACATTCAAAAAGCTCCATCACCAAGTGCCAGTTCACCAAATATCTGCCCTTTCGCCAAGGGCGGAAGCCGTAAACCGTTCCAACACATATTTCCCACCAAAGCATGCTTTTTAGGTCTATATGTATTTCTAAATGCATGGCGTATTTAATTGCGGCTAACAACCGGCTGCACCTGTCGACAATAATATTAACCCCTGCTTTTCGTCATGTAACGATATCTTACCCAATGATATTAACTTCTGCGTTTTTTTACAAATTCCTGCCGCTTTCCATAATTTATTTATGTTCGCCCGGACAACAAACTGCCTGTTTTCATTGTACCAAAAAATCGGCCAAATGAACAGCAAAAAATTTATTGCCCCCGCCCGCGCCAAACCGGCCCCCTGCCATCGGCAAATGCCCGCCGCGCCCCCTGTTTGCCTTGTCCGCCGCTTCCCGTCCCTTGAATTTGCCGCTTTTTATTCTGGACGGCTTCATGAACGGCCTCGTAATAGTTTGCAATAAAAACCAGCCAATTTTCAATGCGAGAGCCAGGAGGGACATCATCCCAAATTTCCCGGCTGCGGCCGGTATCGTCAATTGCTTTGCCTTCTGCGTCGCAAGTAATTACCTGCCAAAAAATATATTTCCTGTTTTCATGGTCATACCCGACATGAACCAAGAAACTATACGGCTCCTTGCGTTTGCCAACGCTTTGGGCGTCCGTTACTTTTTCTTTGCCGTATTGGCATTTAAGCCACGCTTTATAGACAGTCTTGTCAGAAGTTGTTTCTTTTTCTATTGTTGCGCGGTCAAGGTAGGTCGTTGCCGCGTCTCCTTCTTGCAAAAGCAGCCATCTTTCACTTGTTTTTTTTGCCGAGGCCGCGGGCGAAAAAGCCAAAAAACACAGCAAGAGCGCGCAAAGGATTTTTTTCATATGCCGCACCGTTCTTTCCGGCATTGCCATGCATTGCATCGGCGTTTGCCTTTCGCGGGGCTTGAAGCCCGGCGCGCCATTTAAGCCGGCAACCGCCCGGCGCGCCCCGCTAAAGCGGGGCGCGCCGGACAATGCTAAATCCCTCTGTACTGGGGGTGGTAATGGGTATGCAAAAGTTTGTGCGCCTTCTCCCCTAACGGCTGCCCGAGCCATTCGGAGTAAAGGGTTTTGATGGCGGGATTTTCATGCGATTTTCTTATGGCGGATCGCTGGTCTATTTCATAGATGGAGGCGTGCCTTTTCATGCGTATTTCGCCGTTTACCGGCACGGGCTGGCCGCCGCCGCTGATACAGCCGCCCGGGCAGGCCATGATCTCGATGAAATGATACGGCGCCTCTTGCGCCCTCACCCTTTCCATCATTTGCCGCGCCTGCCCCAGCGTGTTGGCCACCGCGACTTTTACTTTAACGCCCGCTATGTCCACCGTGGCCTCTTTTAAGCCTTTCAGCCCGCGCACGTCGTCAAAGTCCAGATTTTTGAGTTCTTCCCCGGTCAAAAGCTCGTAGGCGGTCCTCAGCGCCGCTTCCATGACGCCGCCGGTAGCGCCGAAAATCGCGCCCGCGCCGCTGCCGATGTCCATCGGGGCGTCAAATTCTTCTTCCCCTATGCCCGCGAAGTCTATGCCGGCCTCTTTGATCATGCGGCCAAGCTCTCTTGTGGTAATCACTATGTCAACGTCCTGATAGCCGCTGGAGCGCATTTGCGGGCGCATGGCTTCGGCCTTTTTCGCCGTGCAGGGCATGGCGGACACCGATACTATGTTTTTGGGGTCTATGCCGCTTTTTTCGGCGTAGTAGGTTTTGACCACGGCGCCGAACATCTGCTGCGGCGATTTGGCGGTGGAAAGATGCCCTAACAGGTCAGGATAAAAGATTTCGGCCAAATTTACCCAGCCGGGGCTGCAGGAGGTAACCATCGGCAGTTTGCCGCCGTTTTTCAGCCGGTGGACAAATTCGTTGCCTTCTTCCATGATGGTAAGATCCGCGCTGAAATTGGTGTCAAACACTTTGTCAAAGCCCATGCGCCTTAACGCCGCCACCATCTTGCCCGTCACTATGGCGCCCGGGGCAAGCCCCTGCGTCTCGCCGAGCGCGACGCGGACGGACGGGGCGGTTTGGATTATGACATGTTTGGTTGGGTCGCTGATCGCTTTCCATACCGCCTCGGTATCGTCTTTTTCCGTGATGGCGGCGGTCGGGCAGACCACCGAGCACTGCCCGCAGTAAGTGCAGGCCGCCTCGTCCAGCCCCGCGTCAAAGGCGGGCGAGACGACGGTGTTGAACCCGCGGCGGGTAAAGCTGTAGACGTGGACGCCCTGCCGTTCGGAACATACCCTGACGCAGCGCCCGCATAAAATGCATTTTTCGTTGTCGCGCACCAACGATGGGTTGTTCGCGTCAAGCGGGAATTTTTTCTTTTCCCCGTCGAAGCGTATTTTCCTTAGGCCAAGTTCGGCCGCGACATTTTGCAGTTCACAGTTTTTGTTGCGTACGCAGGCAAGGCAATCGGACGGATGGTTGGCCAGCATCAGTTCAACTACCGAGCGCCGGGCGTGCCGCACCGCCTCCGTGTTGGTGCGCACGATCATGCCTTCGTTGACCGGATACGCGCAGGAGGCGACAAGCGTCCTCGCGCCCTCCACCTCCACCATGCATATGCGGCAGGCCCCTTCCGGGCGCAGTTCCGGATGATAGCACAAAGTCGGTATTTTTATGCCCGCTTTGTTGGCCGCGTTAAGGACGCTCGCGCTTTTATGCACGCTGACCTTCCTGCCGTCTATCGTAACATTTACCATATCCGTGTTCATGGGGCGGGATCACGCTCCTTTCCTGATAGCCTTGAACGGGCATTGGCTCTCGCAGGCGCCGCATTTGATGCAGACACTATGGTTTATGGTGTGCCGCTGCTTGATTTCGCCGGCGATGGCACCGACCGGGCAGGCTTTTTTGCACATGCCGCAGCCGCGGCAGCCGTCGGTTATCGTGTATCCCGTCAGGTTGGCGCAGGCCCCGGCCGGGCAGACATGGTCCTTTATGTGCGCTTCGTATTCATGCCGGAAATATTTGAGCGTGCTCAGCACTGGATTGGGCGCGGTCTGCCCCAGCCCGCAAAGGGCGGTCTGCTTTATGCCGCGGGCCAGATCCTCCAGCAGGGCTATGTCCCCGTCGCGGCCTTCGCCGTCCGTTATGCGGGTAAGTATTTCCAGCATCCTTTTGGTCCCCTCGCGGCAGGGCGTACATTTGCCGCAGGATTCGGACTGGGTAAAGGTAAGAAAAAACTTGGCGACGTCCACCATGCAAGTGGTCTCGTCCATGACGACCAGGCCGCCCGAACCCATCATCGCCCCCGCCGCCGTCAGGGAATCGTAATCTATCGTAAGATCGAGCATCTCCTCCGGCAGGCAGCCGCCGGAGGGCCCGCCGATCTGCACCGCCTTGAATTTCTTGCCGCCGACTATGCCGCCGCCTATGTCGTAGATAATCTCGCGCATGGCAATGCCCATGGGCACTTCCGCCAGCCCGGTATTGTTTATCTTGCCGGTCAGGGCGAATATTTTGGTGCCTTTGGATTTCTCCGTGCCGATCTCGGCGTATTTTTCCCCGCCGTCCACAATGATGGGCAGAATGTTCGCGAATGTCTCGACGTTGTTTATGTTGGTGGGCTTTCCCCACAGCCCCGACACGGCAGGAAAGGGCGGGCGCGGGCGCGGCATGCCGCGCTTTCCTTCAATGGACTGCAAAAGCGCCGTCTCCTCGCCGCAAACGAAAGCCCCGGCGCCTTCCTTTATGTGCAGGGAAAAGGCAAAGCCGCTCCCGAAAATGTCTTTGCCCAAAAAGCCCATTTCCTCGGCCTGGGCAATGGCCGTGCGCAACCGCTTGATCGCCAGCGGGTATTCGGCCCTGACATAAATATAGCCCTCGTCCGCGCCTATGGCGTACCCGCAGACGGCCATGCCCTCAATTATCCTGTGCGGGTCGCCTTCCAGTACGCTGCGGTCCATGAACGCGCCCGGATCGCCTTCGTCGGCGTTGCAAACGATGTATTTTTTCTCCCCCGGCGACTGCCGGGCAAACTGCCATTTCATGCCGGTAGGGAACCCGGCGCCGCCGCGCCCGCGCAAACCGGATTTTTTTACCTCTTCCACGACCGCCGCCGGCGTCATCAGGGTAAGCGCCTTGCCCAGCGCCTCATAGCCGCCCGCCGCTATGTACTCATTGATGTCGTCGGGGTTGATGCGCCCGCAATTTTTCAATATGACGCGGCGCTGCTTTTTGTAAAAATTTATTTCGTCATAGCTTGGTATCCGTTCCTGGCTCAAAGGCTCGCGATAAAGCAGCCGTTCGACTATGCGCCCTTTGTAAAGGTGGTTTTCCACGATTTCCGGCACGTCCTCGGCTTTGACCGAAACATAAAACACCCCTTCGGGATAAATTATCACCAAAGGCCCCATTTCGCAAAACCCATGGCAGCCCGTCTGCACGACCCTCACCTCGCCGCCAAGGCCGCGCCTGGCTATCTCGCCCTCAAGGTTCGCCTGCACCTGCCGCGAGCCTGACGACATGCAGCCAGTGCCCCCGCAGACAAGCACGTGCGATCTTATAAATTGCATAAACGCTACCCCCCAACCTTTGCTGTCATACTGATTTGGCCACGACCAAATCTTTTACTATTTGCCCGTTGACCACGTGCTCGGCGACCAGTCTGCCCGCGTCGGACGGCCGGACATTGCCGTAAGTTATGCGCGGCCCGCCCGGCGAAATGATGTCCACCAGCACTTCTTTGTCGCACATGCCTATGCAGCCGGTCTGCTGAAATGCAACGCCGGCAACGCCCCTTTTTTTTACTTCGTCCATCAGCGCCGCCATTACTTCCCGCGCGCCGGCGGCGATCCCGCACGTACCCATGCCAACGATTACCTTTATGCCGTCCGCCGCGCGCAATTTGGTGTCGGACTGCAATTTTTCCCTCAGTTTTTTCAACTCTTCCAGCGACTTCATCTTTATCCCTCCGTCTTGTCAAGGGCAAGCAGCCCTTCCCGCAAAAACCCGTCCAGCCATTCCATTACGGCGCTTTCGCCGAAATCAACTTCTCCCCCCAATATTTCCCTCATGGCCTTAGTGTCCAGCACAAAGGCGTTATGGCCCTTTCGGTGTTCATAGCGAAAAAATATCCCCTGGCATCCGGCCGCTATTATTTTGACCGTCGCCGCTATGTCGCCGAGCGGCGGCCGGTCGATGTGGCTCAGCCGGTAAACCGCCGTTATCTTCGTCCCTTCGCCGGGCCGGGAATCTATGTCCAGCCGCCCGCCCGCCCTTTTGGCCGTCATGTCCATGAGCGGCAGGCCCAGGCCGACCTTCCTGGACGTTCTGGTGGTGGCGAAAGGGTCTTTGGCGCAGGCGGCGAAATCAGGCGCCATGCCTTTGCCGTCGTCGGAAACCTCAATGGACA
The sequence above is a segment of the Acidaminococcales bacterium genome. Coding sequences within it:
- a CDS encoding cobalamin B12-binding domain-containing protein, producing MAEKRIRVLVAKPGLDGHDRGAKVVARALRDAGFEVIYTGIRLTPEQIVETALQEDVNVVALSLLSGAHNTLFPEVTKLLKAKGLNDVLVVGGGVIPDADIPGLKEAGIADIYTPGTPTSKIIEFIKGNVK
- a CDS encoding methylmalonyl-CoA mutase family protein; its protein translation is MANEKILEGLKAYNAAVEKTLAKSPERTNLEVNRLYTPLDIEGFDYETNLGFPGSYPFTRGVQPTMYRGRFWTMRMYAGFATAAESNKRYRLLLERGGSGLSCAFDLPTQIGYDSDDPIAEGEVGKVGVAIDSLEDMEVLFDQIPLGKVSTSMTINAPAAILLAMYIAVAEKQGVPASQLNGTIQNDILKEYSSRGTYIFPPAPSMRLITNIFEYCSQNVPRWNSISISGYHIREAGATAAQEIAFTIADGIAYVEAALKAGMDIDDFAGSLSFFWNAHNNVLEEVAKFRASRRVWSKLMKERFGAKKPKSQMLRVHTQTAGSMLTAQQPDNNVVRVALQTAAAVMGGTQSLHTNSKDEALALPSEASVTVALRTQQIVAEESGLADVVDPLGGSYYVEALTDKIEAECWDYIKKIDDLGGAPVAIEKGYIQREIQESAYKWQMQVEKGERVIVGVNKYVDKKEVPPKDLLRVDASVGEGQKKRLAALRAKRDNAAVDAALDALEEGAKDEKVNLMPLILTAVKAYATEGEICKRLRKVFGEYKAISTL
- a CDS encoding acetyl-CoA hydrolase/transferase family protein codes for the protein MGIEISDRIKNKALLAKVTTAEAAADLIKDGMNIGVSGFTPAGYPKAVPLALAKKVEAGQAPLKVNLWTGASVGAELDGSWAKAGILGKRLPYQTNNDTRNAINAGKVNYTDLHLSHVAQMSRYGFLGGGVDLAIIEACKITEDGCIVGTTSEGNSASFVQSAKQVIVEINVTQPEELEKMHDVYIPLDPPHRQPIPITKADDRIGTTYIPCDPRKIVAIVPCDIIDGTRALAAIDDDAKAMSGHLIEFLQNEIKQGRLPKNLLPLQSGVGSVANAVIAGLVDSPFENLSVYTEVVQDGMFDLIDAGKLVVASGTSLSPSPDALKRFYANIGKYLPRLILRPQEISNSPEIARRLGVIAMNTAIEYDIYGHVNSTHTLGTKMMNGIGGSGDFARNAYLTFFFTNSVAKKGDISSIVPMCSHIDSTEHDIDVFVTERGVADVRGLSPKERAKVIIEKTAHPDYQPLLRDYVKRAIDKLGPVHTPHLLGEALSFHTRFAETGSMKVK
- a CDS encoding [FeFe] hydrogenase, group A — its product is MNTDMVNVTIDGRKVSVHKSASVLNAANKAGIKIPTLCYHPELRPEGACRICMVEVEGARTLVASCAYPVNEGMIVRTNTEAVRHARRSVVELMLANHPSDCLACVRNKNCELQNVAAELGLRKIRFDGEKKKFPLDANNPSLVRDNEKCILCGRCVRVCSERQGVHVYSFTRRGFNTVVSPAFDAGLDEAACTYCGQCSVVCPTAAITEKDDTEAVWKAISDPTKHVIIQTAPSVRVALGETQGLAPGAIVTGKMVAALRRMGFDKVFDTNFSADLTIMEEGNEFVHRLKNGGKLPMVTSCSPGWVNLAEIFYPDLLGHLSTAKSPQQMFGAVVKTYYAEKSGIDPKNIVSVSAMPCTAKKAEAMRPQMRSSGYQDVDIVITTRELGRMIKEAGIDFAGIGEEEFDAPMDIGSGAGAIFGATGGVMEAALRTAYELLTGEELKNLDFDDVRGLKGLKEATVDIAGVKVKVAVANTLGQARQMMERVRAQEAPYHFIEIMACPGGCISGGGQPVPVNGEIRMKRHASIYEIDQRSAIRKSHENPAIKTLYSEWLGQPLGEKAHKLLHTHYHPQYRGI
- the nuoF gene encoding NADH-quinone oxidoreductase subunit NuoF, with product MQFIRSHVLVCGGTGCMSSGSRQVQANLEGEIARRGLGGEVRVVQTGCHGFCEMGPLVIIYPEGVFYVSVKAEDVPEIVENHLYKGRIVERLLYREPLSQERIPSYDEINFYKKQRRVILKNCGRINPDDINEYIAAGGYEALGKALTLMTPAAVVEEVKKSGLRGRGGAGFPTGMKWQFARQSPGEKKYIVCNADEGDPGAFMDRSVLEGDPHRIIEGMAVCGYAIGADEGYIYVRAEYPLAIKRLRTAIAQAEEMGFLGKDIFGSGFAFSLHIKEGAGAFVCGEETALLQSIEGKRGMPRPRPPFPAVSGLWGKPTNINNVETFANILPIIVDGGEKYAEIGTEKSKGTKIFALTGKINNTGLAEVPMGIAMREIIYDIGGGIVGGKKFKAVQIGGPSGGCLPEEMLDLTIDYDSLTAAGAMMGSGGLVVMDETTCMVDVAKFFLTFTQSESCGKCTPCREGTKRMLEILTRITDGEGRDGDIALLEDLARGIKQTALCGLGQTAPNPVLSTLKYFRHEYEAHIKDHVCPAGACANLTGYTITDGCRGCGMCKKACPVGAIAGEIKQRHTINHSVCIKCGACESQCPFKAIRKGA
- a CDS encoding (2Fe-2S) ferredoxin domain-containing protein, coding for MKSLEELKKLREKLQSDTKLRAADGIKVIVGMGTCGIAAGAREVMAALMDEVKKRGVAGVAFQQTGCIGMCDKEVLVDIISPGGPRITYGNVRPSDAGRLVAEHVVNGQIVKDLVVAKSV
- a CDS encoding ATP-binding protein, coding for MRDLSLHVLDLVQNAVAAGAKNISLLIGEDGEKDLLSIEVSDDGKGMAPDFAACAKDPFATTRTSRKVGLGLPLMDMTAKRAGGRLDIDSRPGEGTKITAVYRLSHIDRPPLGDIAATVKIIAAGCQGIFFRYEHRKGHNAFVLDTKAMREILGGEVDFGESAVMEWLDGFLREGLLALDKTEG